ATGTCATACCCGATCACCGCAAGGTGAACTCCATTCTGGATACCGCCCGATTATTTTATCGAGACAAAAAGTTCATTGATAATGGCCTGACCGGCCCTCTGGCATGGTCGTTCACTGCTCCGGACAGTTCGCTCACCTTCGGTCTCTACGAAGCCAACATTATTCTTTTCCACGGGTGTACCACACTTTCTTCCGGGCCGCTGATCGAGATTGAGTGCGGCGGTATTTTAGGTGTGGACAGCGATTTGTTGAGAGCCGCCTCTCTAGACCTTCTCTCTCTCCTGGAACGTTGCGGCATCCCAATAACAGAGTATCTGAATTTTAAAACCGCTCTTTTCTTCGCCCGAGGCGATGCCAAAGATTCCAAAAGAATGGAAACAAGCGCTGCCAACCGCCCGAATACATCTGAAGCCAGGGAGACATTTGAAACATTGACGAGAATGATCGAGGTTCGGAAAATGAATGCCGATCTCTACAGCCGCTATGCCACAATACTGAATCCTCTCCTGACAACTCTTGATCTGAAGAAAAAGTAGAGAGTCTCACCACCGCTTGACCGATTTTTCTAATGCAATAAATACTTACGTAATGGAATGCAGGCAAGATAGTTACGCAGATATACAAGGATAACACCAGGGAGGAAAACGGATAGCGCTTGCAAATAGGAAAAGCGAAATGTATTTTTCTTCGCACATCCGGCGACCCCGTGAAGCACGAAAATCCTGGCTGGAAGATTCAGCTTACATTCACTCCGTGAAACGATACTATCATGAACTCCAAAAGTTAATGTGAACACTGGCTTGGCTTTTTTAACGGTTTATCATTTGGAAACCTAAACTTTCTTATGTGCATCTATCTCTTTCTTTAACTCTTGATTATATTACTTAAACTTTTACAGAACTCTGATACCATGTCATCCTGAACTTGTTTCGGGATCTATTTGCTGCACATTATTATTAGTTTTTTTATAGGAGATATCCATGTCCTGGTTTGATACCATGAAAAGGAATTTCCGCATCGGCGATGAGAAAGATGTTCCCGGCGGAATATGGATGAAATGTGAAGAGTGCGGCGCCATCCTGCTCAAGGAGCGGGTAATCCAGAACCTTTGGATTTGCGATAAGTGCGAGTATCATTTCAGGATAACGCCCAACGATTATATCAACCTGATTTTCGATAAAAATTCGTTTGTCGAAACCAACCGCACCATGCGGGATGTGGATTTTCTCAAGTTCGTCGATACCAAAAAATATTCGGCTCGGATCAGCGCCGCCCGCAGCGAAACGGGGGAGAATTCCGCCATCAAAACCGGCATCGGCAAGATTTACGGTAAACCGGCGGCAGCAGGGATTATGGATTTCCGGTTCATAGGCGGCAGCCTCGGTTCCGTGGTGGGGGAGAAGATCATTCGTGTGATGAACGATGCTATTGATAAAAAACTTCCAGTGATTATGATAACCCAGTCCGGCGGCGCCCGCATGCAGGAAAGCACCACCGCACTCATGCAGATGGCAAAAACTTCGGCTGCTGTGGGACTTCTTGCCAAGGCGAAGCTGCCCTATATTGTGGTTATGACTAATCCCACCTCAGGCGGAGTGACTGCATCATTCGCCATGCTGGGAGATGTTCATCTGGCCGAACCGAAAGCCTTTATTGGTTTCGCCGGTCCACGGATTATCAAAGCAGCCTTGAAATGCGAACTGCCCGAAGGATTTCAGAAGACCGATTTTGTTTTCGAGCATGGCTACTGCGATCGTATCGTATCCCGCCAAAATCTGAAAGACGAGATTTCAAAAATACTTTCGCTTTTCATGGATTAACCTGCCTTCTGACGATACGGAACCCGATGAACATGCCGCCGTATTAACCGGTACTTCATCTACACTGTTAATCGAACCCATCCTGAAACTGCCTCCAGGACAGATACAGTGTTTTTACACAGATACCGTGTTTTTACAATGAATAAGGAATGTAGGAACCTGCTGGTCATTCACATTATGTAATGCTTGCACTCTGATACTCGTAAAAATAAGAATAAGGAGATAAGTTTACATAATGTACATTATGCGCACACAATTATCTATCTCCGTTCAACGGAATTACATTATTCCGGGCAGAAAACGTGGCAGTTTTTCCATGGTTTCGGAATTTTTTCACCGCAATGAGCACAGTGGATAAATTCAGAATGGTCTCTTAACATGATAATTCCTCCTTTGAAGCCTTCCTCCTCCTATGATGGGAAAATAAATCGCTCGATCATTTTTAGCAAGAAGCAAAATAAACCTTGGTGTTATAAAGGATCAAAGCAATGTGGAATGTTGCAAAACATATATAAAAAACTACCCGTGCAACATTGTATGAAATTCTGTTGCAAAACCCTGTTTGAATCCTCATATTTGGTTTACTTTCAATGATATGAACAACACTTTCAGTTATTTTCTGCGGAGGATTGATGAATTTTACCTGGGTTGATTGGCTGATTATCATTGGATATCTGGGCGCCACAGTATCAGTTGGTCTTTACGCTAAAAGATTCGTTTCCGATCTTGCAGGATATCTGGTTGCCGGCAGGCGTCTAAGGATCGGGCTCGGCACCTCAACCCTCATTGCTACCGAACTCGGCACTGTCACAATTATGTATATGGGCCAGAACGGCTACCAGAACGGGTTCGCAGCCATGGTGATGGGGATTATCCTGCTCACCGCCTACCTGCTGGTGGGCCGCACCGGGTTCATCATCGAGGGACTGCGGCAGCTACGGGTCATGACCATCCCGGAGTTTTATGAAATCCGATACAGTCGCACCGTGCGTATCCTCGGGGGATTACTCCTGTTCCTGGGCGGCACTTTGAATATGGGTGTGTTTCTCAAGCTGGACGGTGTATTTTTGAGCCATGCCATGGGGTTCGGCGACTCGGCGGTGGCGATCATCATGATTATCATGCTCGTGGTGGTGGGACTCTACACCATGTTCGGCGGCATGCTCAGTGTAGTGTTTACCGATTACATGCAGTTCGCGGTGATGACCTTCGGCATGTTCCTCGCCACCATCTTCGCGTTCAAGGCGGTTTCTCTGCACCAGGTCGCGCATGCGGTTACCCAGAGCCTGGGCTCCGCCGGGTTCAATCCTTTCACCAACGACAACCTGGGATGGACCTTCGTTTTCTGGATGCTTCTCTCTAATTTCGCCGCCGCCTCGCTCTGGGCGCCGGGTGTTGCCCGGGCGCTTTCTGCGGAAAGCCCAAAGACCGGCAAACGGATATTCACCATCTCCAGCCTCACATTCGCGGGACGGGCCATGATTCCAATGTTCTGGGGTGTCATCGCACTCACACTCTATCCTGGGCTGACCGGTGAAAATTCCATGGCGGCTATGCCGCGGATGCTTGGCGCGATCCTGCCCACCGGTGTGCTCGGCATCCTCATCGCCGGAATGCTCGCGGCGTCCATGTCTACCTACTCCTCCTACCTGCTGGCCTGGGCATCGGTCATCACCCGCGATGTCATCGCCCTCCTCTTAGGCGGCCGTCTCTCCGAGAAAGTGGTCATGAACATCACCCGGGTCTGGGTGGCTCTCATCGGCATTTATCTTGTACTGTTCGGTCTTCTCTACACCATGCCGGACATCGCCCTAAAGTACATTTACATCACCGGAAACATCTACACCGCCGGCGCCCTCTCCGCCATCGGCTTCGGCCTTTACTGGCGGAAAGCCAACAATATCGGCGCCTATGCCTCGCTCGTAACCGGCGCGATTGCCCCGATAGCTTTCCTCGTGCTTTCCGGAATGAAATCGACGCTGCCTCCGTCGCTGGCCTGGCTGACAAATTCAAATTTTTCCGGATTTGCTTCGTTCGCTCTCGGCGCGGCAGGCATGGTGGCCGGATCGCTCCTGACCCAGAAGCGTTATCCGCCCAGGGACATCACCCCATTACTCACAAAGGAGCGCTGATATGGAAACCGTTATGACCCCAACCTATATCTGGATGGGTATTTTTCTCGTCGCCGCTGTGATGTTCTGGGGCACAGCCCTCTGGGCTGTCTACCGGGGATTCATTGATATTTTGGATATTATCACAACGGAAAAGGGAAAAACATTGCGCCAGGGCACAAAGGGGAAAGACATAGCCTGAAACAGAGATACCCGCTTCATCAATGTCTTTTTTTTAACCTTCCATTACTTCCTTCAAATCCGGAACGCCGTTCACCACAGCTATGCGTCTCCCGCCAAGCAATTCCAGGCGCGGGATTATCTCCGGACGGGCGCCTTCGAGGAAGTAAAGCCCCTTGCCCATTTTCCAGGCTCTTTCCGCCGAGTACCATGTCCCTCCTGTTTCTCCGGGTTCCACAACGATAACCGCGTCCGCCAGGGCTACCATGAGCTTATTTCTCCGGAATGCCGCATGGGTGGTAAACACCTGCCAG
The Candidatus Latescibacter sp. DNA segment above includes these coding regions:
- the accD gene encoding acetyl-CoA carboxylase, carboxyltransferase subunit beta; this encodes MSWFDTMKRNFRIGDEKDVPGGIWMKCEECGAILLKERVIQNLWICDKCEYHFRITPNDYINLIFDKNSFVETNRTMRDVDFLKFVDTKKYSARISAARSETGENSAIKTGIGKIYGKPAAAGIMDFRFIGGSLGSVVGEKIIRVMNDAIDKKLPVIMITQSGGARMQESTTALMQMAKTSAAVGLLAKAKLPYIVVMTNPTSGGVTASFAMLGDVHLAEPKAFIGFAGPRIIKAALKCELPEGFQKTDFVFEHGYCDRIVSRQNLKDEISKILSLFMD
- a CDS encoding sodium:solute symporter family protein, translated to MNFTWVDWLIIIGYLGATVSVGLYAKRFVSDLAGYLVAGRRLRIGLGTSTLIATELGTVTIMYMGQNGYQNGFAAMVMGIILLTAYLLVGRTGFIIEGLRQLRVMTIPEFYEIRYSRTVRILGGLLLFLGGTLNMGVFLKLDGVFLSHAMGFGDSAVAIIMIIMLVVVGLYTMFGGMLSVVFTDYMQFAVMTFGMFLATIFAFKAVSLHQVAHAVTQSLGSAGFNPFTNDNLGWTFVFWMLLSNFAAASLWAPGVARALSAESPKTGKRIFTISSLTFAGRAMIPMFWGVIALTLYPGLTGENSMAAMPRMLGAILPTGVLGILIAGMLAASMSTYSSYLLAWASVITRDVIALLLGGRLSEKVVMNITRVWVALIGIYLVLFGLLYTMPDIALKYIYITGNIYTAGALSAIGFGLYWRKANNIGAYASLVTGAIAPIAFLVLSGMKSTLPPSLAWLTNSNFSGFASFALGAAGMVAGSLLTQKRYPPRDITPLLTKER